A stretch of Ascochyta rabiei chromosome 6, complete sequence DNA encodes these proteins:
- a CDS encoding E2 ubiquitin-conjugating enzyme: MALARIAQEHADLQRDPLETCFAGPTQSDNPRRWAGHITGPSDTPYEHRDYSIAIVFPEDYPIKPFQITFTTPLSHPNVSVDGEVRLAELEEKHWSPVLTVRSILISLQALLSGSPNYAQEHNVDLKAVEGSTEPTHDGRKIGGKKYGMDISRPEFKEYSKLTDVEERNKFFIKHADIV, translated from the coding sequence ATGGCCCTTGCACGTATCGCTCAGGAGCATGCAGACCTTCAACGCGACCCTCTTGAGACGTGCTTCGCTGGTCCCACTCAGTCTGACAATCCACGACGATGGGCTGGACATATCACTGGGCCCTCAGACACTCCGTACGAACATAGAGATTACTCTATTGCAATCGTGTTTCCAGAAGATTACCCCATAAAACCCTTCCAAATCACCTTCACGACTCCTCTATCACACCCTAACGTCTCTGTGGATGGAGAAGTACGGCTCGCTGAGCTAGAGGAGAAACACTGGTCTCCGGTTCTCACGGTCCGCAGTATTCTGATCTCTCTTCAGGCATTGCTATCGGGCTCACCCAACTACGCTCAGGAGCACAATGTTGACCTCAAGGCTGTTGAAGGGTCTACAGAACCGACTCACGACGGCAGGAAGATTGGAGGCAAGAAATACGGGATGGATATAAGCCGCCCTGAATTCAAGGAGTATAGCAAGTTGACTGACGTAGAGGAGAGAAACAAGTTCTTTATAAAGCATGCTGATATAGTTTAG
- a CDS encoding Stearoyl-CoA 9-desaturase, translated as MKLSTPLVLAIAASSATAHTIFLSLNNGAVGDGVRVPSYDGPITDVTSNDVVCNGGPNPTAKTNTVITVQAGSSATLTWRHTLTSGPSDVIDSSHKGPVMAYLKKVTDAKTDTGVGNGWFKIAEDAFDGTKWGVDRLIANQGKQTITIPACIAPGQYLLRGELIALHSAGSYPGAQFYMECAQINIIAGSASKTPATVSLPGAYKGSDPGITYNLYSGQKTYTAPGPAVFKC; from the exons ATGAAGCTCTCCACACCCCTCGTTCTGGCCATAGCGGCATCATCGGCAACTGCTCATACCATATTTCTTTCTCTGAACAACGGCGCAGTGGGTGATGGCGTTCGCGTTCCGTCTTACGATGGT CCCATCACGGACGTGACTTCAAATGACGTTGTCTGTAATGGCGGACCCAACCCTACAGCCAAAACCAATACCGTCATCACTGTTCAGGCTGGCTCTTCCGCGACTCTCACTTGGCGTCACACCTTGACCTCTGGACCAAGCGATGTCATTGATTCCAGCCACAAGGGTCCCGTCATGGCATACCTGAAGAAGGTCACGGATGCAAAGACAGACACTGGTGTCGGAAACGGATGGTTCAAG ATCGCCGAAGATGCCTTCGACGGCACAAAGTGGGGCGTTGACCGCCTAATTGCCAATCAGGGCAAGCAAACCATCACAATTCCGGCCTGCATTGCACCAGGGCAATATCTACTCCGCGGTGAGCTGATTGCACTGCATTCTGCGGGTAGTTACCCGGGTGCGCAGTTTTACAT GGAATGCGCACAAATTAACATCATCGCCGGCAGTGCGAGCAAGACACCAGCTACCGTCAGCCTTCCCGGCGCATACAAGGGATCAGACCCCGGAATCACATACAACCTGTACAGTGGACAGAAGACATACACTGCACCTGGGCCGGCGGTCTTCAAGTGCTAG
- a CDS encoding 5-formyltetrahydrofolate cyclo-ligase: protein MAIPTSSELPHKLLWAGVYPQLLRYAVPDSRFNYDFLKFTPDFRGSSDTVERIAKLSCYKEARTILVTGDNSVEGLRHRALKDGKRVLVGTYRLRRGFVVLDPKRIGDSKLELAACLDAMEKPGIGRAVSLSQLRDEGYKIDMCALGGLVFNEQGVVIWEGSALFEVQWALLQDLKMLDVTTPVIAVAHECQVVDEAQYGIDVIKPDKNGEVQCDFIITPERVLEVKGAVKPVGGVDFQKVDPEALNNIPPLQELKGIRMMEQIMSSNGFGSKEKEGEERKPPSAEEQMGIDIVERLMKGLKGLKG, encoded by the coding sequence ATGGCTATTCCTACATCTTCCGAGCTGCCTCACAAGCTGCTTTGGGCAGGCGTCTACCCGCAGCTCTTGCGTTACGCGGTTCCCGACTCGCGCTTCAACTACGACTTCCTCAAGTTTACGCCAGACTTCCGAGGCTCCTCAGATACGGTTGAGCGTATTGCCAAATTATCGTGTTATAAAGAGGCAAGGACAATACTAGTCACGGGCGACAACAGCGTCGAGGGTTTGCGACACAGAGCGCTGAAGGATGGTAAGAGGGTGTTGGTAGGCACGTATAGGCTGAGGAGGGGCTTCGTGGTGTTGGATCCCAAGAGAATAGGAGACAGCAAGCTCGAGTTGGCGGCATGTCTTGATGCCATGGAAAAGCCTGGGATAGGAAGAGCGGTTTCATTGAGTCAATTGCGCGACGAGGGGTACAAGATTGACATGTGTGCGCTGGGTGGACTGGTGTTCAACGAGCAAGGCGTGGTCATCTGGGAGGGTTCGGCGCTGTTCGAGGTTCAGTGGGCGTTGCTGCAGGACTTGAAGATGCTTGACGTTACAACTCCAGTCATCGCTGTTGCGCACGAGTGTCAAGTCGTCGATGAGGCGCAGTATGGCATCGATGTAATCAAGCCTGACAAGAACGGCGAAGTGCAATGCGACTTCATCATCACGCCCGAACGAGTGCTGGAAGTCAAGGGCGCTGTGAAGCCTGTAGGTGGCGTCGACTTTCAAAAGGTGGACCCAGAGGCGCTGAACAACATCCCACCGCTGCAAGAGCTCAAGGGCATACGCATGATGGAACAGATCATGTCAAGCAATGGCTTTGGCAGCaaagagaaagaaggggAAGAGCGCAAGCCACCATCGGCAGAAGAACAGATGGGCATTGATATTGTTGAACGACTAATGAAGGGCCTGAAGGGCCTGAAGGGCTGA
- a CDS encoding Plasmin encodes MVASWKHSVALRSRHALFSDQIHSFIMYASCSSLTLLSALVSITAAYPSSAYNPAPNPGIRKLSTVDIRIAPKSHDKVMISAVSNSSNTRRLSYFVQSGLAITHGDVIYSSEDELLRKVKAQKRSLSYFADDKESLWPSARIEYKWQSEDAKGQGRQEAWEEATKRWTDMLPFVKFSENPAGDAQSEDVVTLVPTENTGSCFSPIGKAQNSQSNQIMLDSECGGAGTYTHELGHTLGLFHEHMRPDRDEYVTINCANVMQSDEGPNNCGENCSGYGCNFQKLPKDRADWSGPYDSLSIMHYSPDEFANGNGPAIVAKPGVPTPRRHTFPTAQDAKRVCSLYQDQCKGVCGDGKVEPGNGEECDDGNNQSGDGCSSDCKKE; translated from the exons ATGGTAGCATCTTGGAAACACAGCGTCGCTTTGCGATCTCGACACGCTCTCTTCTCTGACCAAATACACTCTTTCATCATGTATGCATCATGTTCGTCGCTCACACTACTGTCCGCTTTGGTTAGCATAACCGCAGCCTACCCTAGTTCTGCATATAATCCTGCACCCAATCCTGGAATCAGAAAGCTCTCCACAGTCGACATCCGAATCGCCCCCAAAAGCCATGACAAAGTGATGATAAGCGCTGTTTCAAACTCGTCAAACACAAGGCGTTTGTCTTACTTTGTACAGAGCGGTCTCGCCATCACCCATGGTGACGTGATCTACTCTTCTGAGGACGAGCTCCTCCGCAAGGTCAAGGCGCAGAAGCGGTCCCTCTCCTACTTCGCGGACGACAAAGAATCACTCTGGCCTTCTGCACGTATTGAGTACAAGTGGCAGTCCGAGGATGCGAaagggcagggcaggcaggAAGCGTGGGAGGAGGCGACGAAGAGGTGGACGGATATGCTGCCGTTTGTGAAGTTCTCTGAGAATCCAGCGGGGGATGCACAGTCGGAGGATGTTGTCACTCTGGTCCCGACTGAGAACACTGGGTCGTGCTTCAGTCCGATTGGCAAGGCGCAGAACAGCCAGTCGAACCAGATCATGCTCGATAGCGAGTGCGGCGGGGCTGGTACCTACACTCACGAGCTCGGTCACA CACTCGGTCTTTTCCACGAGCACATGCGTCCCGACCGAGACGAGTACGTGACGATCAACTGCGCCAACGTGATGCAGTCCGACGAGGGGCCCAACAACTGCGGCGAGAACTGCAGTGGCTACGGCTGCAACTTCCAAAAGCTCCCCAAAGACAGGGCAGACTGGTCGGGGCCCTACGACTCGCTTTCCATCATGCACTACAGCCCGGACGAATTCGCGAATGGCAACGGTCCCGCTATTGTAGCGAAACCTGGCGTGCCTACCCCGAGGCGCCATACTTTTCCTACCGCGCAGGACGCGAAGAGGGTGTGCAGTCTGTACCAAGACCAGTGCAAGGGTGTATGTGGGGATGGCAAGGTTGAGCCGGGGAATGGAGAGGAGTGCGATGACGGGAATAACCAGAGTGGAGATGGGTGTAGTTCGGACTGTAAGAAGGAGTGA